In Luteibacter mycovicinus, a genomic segment contains:
- the dacB gene encoding D-alanyl-D-alanine carboxypeptidase/D-alanyl-D-alanine endopeptidase, giving the protein MVALIRYGIATILLAAAPCIAAESLTERIDAHIAQPRFAAASWGIAVVSLEDGHTVYAHDEGRLLLPASTAKLYTAAFALDRLGPDYRTHTDVLAAGSIARGRLHGSLVLRGRGDPTLSGDEWAERLAARIGERGIRRVDGAVIGDDTAFSGPAIGSGWEASDLQAAYGAAAGGLDVDENTMTVALSQSGVDVAPADAAVTVAAQTRDGLELYRAPGSSTVHVLGGVAEGGATKRIRLSLPDTALSAARRLQAALIRQGIRVDGEARSVHWPVAAPTGETIASVPSPTLGDILRAGLKRSQNLYLQSVFLLTGLETAEACSAQTSPANSPDGPGSGRSQPCWRNNLATVPKEDLAAEALTHWLSTKAIGPSSTTLNEGTGLSRHDLTTPASLVRLLTFMDRSPQAAAWRDLLPVAGVDGTLVNRMRGTAAEANVRAKTGSMSFVNTLAGYVTTRSGERLAFAIMLNNYRAPPHSAETVPPVSSEVDAVAVMLAEAEGHL; this is encoded by the coding sequence TTGGTTGCGCTGATCCGTTACGGCATCGCGACCATCCTGCTGGCCGCCGCCCCCTGCATCGCGGCGGAAAGCCTCACCGAGCGGATCGACGCCCATATCGCCCAGCCACGCTTCGCCGCGGCATCGTGGGGCATCGCGGTGGTCTCGCTGGAGGACGGGCATACCGTCTACGCGCACGACGAAGGGCGCCTGCTGCTGCCCGCGTCGACGGCCAAGCTCTACACGGCGGCGTTCGCTCTGGATCGCCTTGGCCCGGACTACCGCACGCATACCGATGTCCTCGCCGCAGGCTCGATCGCACGCGGGCGCCTGCATGGCTCACTCGTCCTGCGCGGTCGGGGCGACCCGACCCTGTCCGGCGACGAGTGGGCCGAGCGACTGGCGGCCCGGATCGGCGAACGCGGGATCCGCCGCGTCGATGGTGCGGTGATCGGCGACGACACCGCTTTCTCGGGGCCCGCGATCGGATCGGGCTGGGAAGCATCCGACCTTCAGGCGGCGTACGGCGCGGCGGCGGGTGGGCTGGACGTCGACGAAAACACGATGACGGTCGCCCTCTCGCAAAGCGGTGTGGACGTCGCACCCGCCGACGCGGCCGTCACCGTCGCCGCCCAGACACGGGACGGCCTGGAGCTTTACCGGGCGCCGGGCTCGTCGACGGTTCACGTGCTCGGCGGCGTCGCCGAGGGCGGCGCCACGAAGCGCATCCGCCTGTCCCTGCCCGACACGGCGCTCAGCGCGGCGCGGCGCCTGCAAGCCGCGCTGATCAGGCAAGGCATCCGTGTCGATGGCGAGGCACGAAGCGTCCACTGGCCTGTCGCCGCACCCACGGGCGAAACCATCGCGAGCGTCCCGTCGCCGACCCTCGGCGACATCCTCCGCGCAGGCCTGAAACGTTCGCAGAATCTCTACCTGCAGAGCGTCTTCCTGCTCACCGGGCTGGAAACCGCGGAAGCCTGTAGCGCTCAGACTTCCCCCGCCAACTCGCCCGATGGCCCCGGCTCAGGTAGGAGCCAGCCCTGCTGGCGAAACAACCTTGCCACAGTCCCCAAAGAAGACCTCGCCGCCGAAGCACTCACCCACTGGCTATCCACCAAAGCCATAGGCCCGTCCTCCACCACGCTCAACGAAGGCACCGGTCTCTCCCGACACGACCTGACCACGCCCGCTTCGCTGGTGCGACTCCTGACCTTCATGGACAGATCTCCTCAGGCCGCCGCATGGCGCGATCTGCTGCCCGTCGCCGGGGTCGACGGCACGCTGGTCAACCGCATGCGCGGGACGGCGGCTGAAGCCAACGTACGGGCGAAGACCGGCAGCATGAGCTTTGTCAACACGCTGGCCGGCTACGTGACGACCCGCAGCGGCGAACGGCTGGCGTTCGCCATCATGCTCAACAACTACCGGGCACCGCCGCATAGCGCGGAGACGGTGCCTCCGGTCTCGTCCGAGGTCGATGCGGTTGCGGTGATGCTGGCGGAGGCCGAGGGTCATCTTTGA
- a CDS encoding enoyl-CoA hydratase-related protein yields the protein MSAVELTREGSTARLVMIRPEVHNAFDDGLIADLTVAIDELDRDDSVRAVVLTGAGASFSAGADLHWMRGMATASEADNLADSLRLATLMRRLQFLSKPTIARINGAAFGGGVGLIACCDIAVAAEGARFALSEVKLGLVPAVISPYVVAAIGLRQSRRLFLTGEIFDSAAALAHGLVHEVVPGNDLDGAVDRLVGLLSKGGPAAQREAKSLALRMGGQSPEAMEKTDAVNAALIAKLRVSAEGQDGLSAFLEKASPSWLR from the coding sequence ATGTCAGCTGTCGAACTCACCCGCGAAGGCAGCACCGCCCGGCTCGTCATGATCCGGCCCGAGGTGCATAACGCCTTCGACGACGGTCTGATAGCGGACCTGACCGTCGCGATCGACGAACTCGACCGCGACGACAGCGTGCGTGCCGTCGTGCTGACCGGCGCCGGCGCCAGCTTCTCCGCGGGTGCCGACCTCCACTGGATGCGCGGCATGGCGACGGCCAGCGAGGCGGACAATCTCGCCGACTCGCTGCGGCTGGCGACGCTCATGCGCCGACTGCAATTTCTTTCGAAGCCGACCATCGCGCGGATCAACGGCGCGGCGTTCGGCGGCGGCGTGGGTCTGATCGCCTGCTGCGACATCGCCGTGGCGGCCGAAGGCGCACGCTTCGCGCTGTCCGAGGTGAAGCTCGGACTCGTCCCCGCGGTGATCTCGCCGTATGTCGTCGCGGCGATCGGCCTGCGCCAGTCGCGTCGTCTGTTCCTGACCGGCGAGATCTTCGACAGCGCCGCCGCGCTGGCGCACGGGCTGGTGCATGAAGTCGTCCCGGGCAACGACCTCGACGGCGCGGTGGACCGGCTTGTCGGCTTGCTGAGCAAGGGTGGCCCCGCCGCGCAGCGTGAGGCGAAGAGCCTCGCCCTGCGCATGGGCGGTCAGTCGCCGGAAGCTATGGAGAAGACCGACGCGGTCAACGCGGCACTCATTGCGAAACTGCGCGTTTCCGCCGAGGGGCAGGACGGACTGTCCGCCTTCCTCGAGAAGGCATCTCCGTCTTGGTTGCGCTGA
- a CDS encoding FeoA family protein: MRLSDAPKGAKAVVQSVTDAHPADPIAQRLRDLGFVSGEPVRLVARGPLGGDPLLIQIGSTRFALRRTEAERVMIAVDGAA; this comes from the coding sequence GTGCGCCTCTCCGACGCGCCGAAAGGTGCCAAAGCCGTGGTCCAGTCCGTCACCGATGCCCATCCCGCCGACCCCATCGCCCAGCGCCTGCGCGACCTGGGCTTCGTGTCCGGTGAGCCGGTGCGCCTCGTGGCGCGGGGCCCTCTCGGCGGAGACCCGCTGTTGATCCAGATCGGTTCGACCCGTTTCGCCTTGCGCCGTACCGAGGCCGAGCGCGTGATGATCGCCGTGGACGGTGCCGCATGA